The following are encoded in a window of Rhodomicrobium lacus genomic DNA:
- the recN gene encoding DNA repair protein RecN — protein MLVALSIRDIVLIDKLDLGFEKGFTVFTGETGAGKSIILDSLSLALGARGDGGLVRRGATSASVTASFDLHDAHPAMALLAEQGFDREDALILRRVQGEDGRTKAFINDRPVSTGLLKQLGKMLVEIHGQHDDRALLDPATHRHLLDQFGGLIGEVQEVSRLWETWREKNKSVDELEKALAVAEREKDYLTAACEELNQLAPQPGEEDDLATRRTAIVAAQKARADLEDIADALNAPQFPATKLSAALRRLERTPNIPDALKPIQAALERVLIEAEEARELVEAQLRGESGGNVEAIEERLFRLRAVARKYRVTVNELPALHARFRADLARIETGEEDLIAARKVAAEAAAIYARAADALTEKRRATAAQLDAAVQAELAPLKLDKARFITEIEPMPEDRSGLRGGPFGREQAMFHVQTNPGAKPGPLMKVASGGELARFLLALKVVLAEKATAPVLVFDEIDTGVGGATAAAIGERQARLGTRAQVLAVTHSPQVAANANQHIRLHKAARGEGDAIVVTTSAETLSMEGRREEIARMLAGKEVTAEARAAAESLIGARHVGAHHVA, from the coding sequence ATGCTTGTGGCCCTGTCAATCCGCGACATCGTTCTTATCGATAAGCTCGATCTCGGTTTCGAGAAGGGCTTCACCGTTTTCACGGGCGAGACCGGCGCGGGCAAATCCATCATCCTCGACAGCCTGAGCCTTGCGCTCGGCGCGCGCGGCGACGGCGGCCTCGTGAGGCGCGGCGCGACGAGCGCAAGCGTCACAGCCTCTTTCGACCTCCACGACGCGCACCCCGCGATGGCGCTGCTTGCCGAGCAGGGGTTCGACCGTGAGGACGCGCTCATTCTTCGCCGCGTGCAGGGCGAGGATGGCCGCACGAAGGCCTTCATCAATGACCGTCCGGTGTCGACCGGCCTCCTGAAGCAGCTCGGAAAGATGCTCGTCGAAATTCACGGCCAGCATGACGACCGCGCCCTGCTCGATCCCGCCACCCACCGCCATTTGCTCGACCAGTTCGGCGGCCTCATCGGCGAGGTTCAGGAGGTGTCGCGGCTATGGGAAACGTGGCGCGAAAAGAACAAGTCCGTGGACGAGCTTGAGAAGGCTCTGGCCGTGGCCGAGCGCGAGAAGGACTATCTCACGGCGGCCTGCGAGGAGCTGAACCAGCTCGCGCCGCAGCCGGGCGAGGAAGACGACCTCGCGACCCGTCGCACCGCCATCGTTGCCGCGCAAAAGGCCCGCGCCGACCTCGAAGACATCGCAGACGCGCTGAACGCACCGCAATTCCCCGCCACAAAGCTCAGCGCCGCGCTTCGCCGTCTGGAGCGCACGCCGAATATCCCCGACGCGCTGAAGCCCATACAGGCGGCGCTGGAACGTGTGCTGATCGAGGCGGAGGAAGCGCGTGAACTCGTTGAAGCGCAGCTTCGCGGTGAGAGCGGCGGCAATGTCGAAGCCATCGAGGAGCGGCTGTTCCGGCTGCGCGCGGTCGCCCGCAAGTATCGCGTGACGGTGAACGAGCTGCCCGCGCTCCACGCCCGATTCCGCGCCGACCTCGCGCGCATCGAAACCGGCGAGGAAGATCTGATCGCCGCGCGAAAGGTCGCGGCTGAAGCCGCCGCGATCTATGCCCGAGCCGCCGACGCGCTGACCGAAAAACGCCGCGCGACCGCCGCCCAGCTCGACGCTGCCGTGCAGGCGGAGCTTGCGCCGCTCAAGCTCGACAAGGCGCGCTTCATCACCGAAATCGAGCCCATGCCGGAAGACCGCAGCGGCCTTCGCGGCGGTCCCTTCGGGCGCGAGCAGGCGATGTTCCATGTGCAAACCAATCCGGGCGCAAAGCCGGGACCGCTGATGAAGGTGGCGTCGGGCGGCGAGCTTGCCCGGTTCCTGCTTGCATTGAAGGTGGTTCTCGCCGAAAAGGCGACCGCGCCGGTTCTGGTGTTCGACGAAATCGACACGGGCGTTGGCGGCGCTACGGCGGCGGCCATCGGCGAACGGCAGGCGCGGCTCGGCACCCGCGCGCAGGTGCTGGCCGTGACGCATTCGCCGCAGGTTGCTGCGAACGCGAACCAGCACATCCGGCTTCACAAGGCCGCGCGCGGCGAAGGCGACGCCATCGTCGTCACCACCAGCGCCGAAACGCTGAGCATGGAAGGCCGGCGCGAGGAAATCGCGCGCATGCTTGCAGGCAAGGAGGTCACGGCCGAAGCCCGCGCCGCCGCCGAAAGCCTGATCGGGGCGCGCCATGTCGGAGCGCATCATGTCGCCTGA
- a CDS encoding HAD-IA family hydrolase, which translates to MAELRALIFDVDGTLAETEEGHRLAFNRAFADAHLDWDWTRALYTDLLAVTGGKERLAHYIERYRPSFTPPTGQPLADFIAALHGAKTRHYATLLAGGGIPLRPGVARLLRDAKKAGVRLAIATTTSPENVTALFDATMPEALGWFEVIGAGDAVQRKKPAPDIYLHVLGALQLSPGDCLAVEDSAPGVRAALGAGLKVIVALNDYTASNDFAGATLLVDNLGEPDSPAKILSGNANSCTFIDIELLRKLAATD; encoded by the coding sequence ATGGCCGAACTCAGGGCGCTGATTTTCGATGTCGACGGAACGCTGGCCGAGACGGAAGAGGGGCATCGCCTTGCCTTCAACCGAGCGTTCGCTGATGCGCATCTCGACTGGGACTGGACGCGGGCACTCTACACAGATCTTCTTGCTGTGACCGGCGGCAAGGAACGCCTCGCGCACTATATCGAGCGATACCGGCCATCCTTTACGCCGCCGACCGGGCAGCCGCTTGCCGATTTCATCGCCGCGCTGCATGGAGCGAAGACCAGGCACTACGCCACGCTTCTCGCGGGCGGAGGCATTCCGCTTCGGCCGGGCGTAGCGCGCCTTTTGCGCGACGCGAAAAAAGCGGGCGTGCGGCTCGCCATCGCGACGACGACCTCGCCGGAGAACGTGACGGCGCTCTTCGACGCGACGATGCCTGAAGCGCTCGGCTGGTTTGAGGTGATCGGCGCGGGCGATGCCGTTCAGCGCAAGAAGCCGGCGCCCGACATTTACCTCCATGTGCTCGGCGCGCTTCAGTTGTCTCCCGGTGACTGCCTCGCCGTGGAAGATTCCGCACCCGGAGTGCGTGCGGCGCTGGGTGCCGGGCTGAAAGTTATCGTGGCACTGAACGACTATACCGCATCGAACGACTTCGCTGGCGCGACGCTTCTGGTCGATAATCTCGGGGAGCCTGATTCTCCAGCCAAGATTTTGTCAGGCAACGCTAATAGTTGTACTTTTATCGATATTGAGCTTTTGCGTAAATTGGCCGCGACCGATTAG
- the ligA gene encoding NAD-dependent DNA ligase LigA, which produces MSPDTGGAKPSKTPRRSRKAGTEDAAQQALVRSLETEIAPPPAQSEAAFRDEALKHAEHLSAEDAKDEHDALAAEIARHDRLYYEKTAPEISDAEYDRLRLRLNALEAAFPSLITPESPSQTVGATPSDKFAKVRHTVRMLSLGNVFSDEDVADFAGRVRRFLKFEPGEALDVTAEMKIDGLSVSLRYENGRLAVAATRGDGSEGEDVTANVRTIADIPQTIRANDVPAVFEVRGEVYMSHADFQALNERQIGKGGRMFANPRNAAAGSLRQLDPAITSARPLRFFTWGWGEASALPADTNFGVLQAIHGWGFPLPPVELCRSVEEMLAVYRAIEMKRASLGYDIDGVVYKVNRLDLQERLGFVSRTPRWATAHKFSAEKATTVLNGIDVQVGRTGALTPVAKLAPVTVGGVVVQNATLHNEDEIRRKDVRVGDTVIVQRAGDVIPQILGPVLDQRPADAEPFAFPTLCPVCGSHAVREVHPKTGKLDAVRRCTGGLICAAQAVERLRHFVSRHAFDIEGLGEKHIQAFFDEGRIKAPADIFTMAARDGVTLPKLAEKEGWGPQSAANLFAAIEARRTISLERFIFALGIRHVGETTAKLLAKTFGSLDALRAAMAEPDASDLRAGDELLLERASADDKRSLHKAIILAKLNEIDGIGDVVAQSIVDFFDEPHNREVVDALQHELTIEDYKPDQVSSLLAGATVVFTGKLERFTRDEAKAQAERLGAKVAGSVSKATTYLVAGPGAGSKLKKAEDLGLKVMTEDEWLELISSA; this is translated from the coding sequence ATGTCGCCTGACACGGGGGGCGCCAAGCCCTCGAAGACACCGCGCCGGTCCCGCAAGGCGGGGACGGAGGACGCCGCGCAGCAAGCGCTCGTACGCTCGCTTGAAACGGAGATTGCGCCGCCGCCCGCGCAGAGCGAGGCAGCATTCCGCGACGAGGCGCTGAAGCACGCCGAGCATCTTTCCGCCGAAGACGCGAAGGACGAGCATGACGCGCTCGCCGCCGAGATCGCGCGTCATGACCGGCTTTATTATGAAAAGACCGCGCCGGAAATTTCCGACGCCGAATACGACCGCCTGCGCCTGCGCCTCAATGCGCTGGAAGCGGCGTTCCCTTCGCTCATCACACCGGAAAGCCCGTCGCAGACAGTCGGCGCAACGCCGTCCGACAAGTTCGCGAAGGTGCGCCATACGGTCCGCATGCTCTCGCTTGGCAACGTGTTCTCGGATGAGGATGTCGCCGATTTCGCGGGCCGCGTGCGACGCTTCCTGAAATTCGAGCCCGGCGAGGCGCTCGACGTCACCGCCGAAATGAAGATCGACGGCCTTTCCGTGTCGCTTCGCTATGAGAATGGACGGCTGGCTGTGGCGGCCACGCGCGGCGACGGCTCGGAGGGCGAGGACGTGACAGCGAACGTCCGCACCATCGCCGACATTCCGCAGACGATCCGCGCGAACGATGTGCCCGCCGTGTTCGAGGTGCGCGGCGAGGTCTATATGAGCCACGCCGACTTTCAGGCGCTGAACGAGCGGCAGATCGGCAAGGGTGGCCGCATGTTCGCGAACCCGAGGAACGCGGCGGCTGGCTCGCTGCGCCAGCTCGACCCGGCGATCACTTCTGCCAGGCCGCTGCGCTTCTTCACCTGGGGCTGGGGTGAGGCAAGCGCGCTCCCCGCGGACACGAATTTCGGCGTGCTTCAGGCGATTCATGGGTGGGGCTTTCCACTGCCGCCGGTGGAGCTTTGCCGCTCGGTCGAGGAGATGCTCGCGGTCTATCGCGCCATCGAGATGAAGCGCGCCTCGCTCGGCTACGACATAGACGGCGTCGTCTACAAGGTGAACCGGCTCGACCTTCAAGAGCGGCTCGGCTTCGTCAGCCGCACGCCGCGCTGGGCGACCGCGCATAAATTCTCCGCCGAGAAGGCGACCACGGTGCTGAACGGCATCGACGTTCAGGTGGGCCGGACGGGCGCATTGACACCCGTGGCGAAGCTCGCGCCCGTCACCGTCGGCGGTGTCGTCGTGCAGAACGCGACGCTTCACAACGAAGACGAAATCCGCCGCAAGGATGTGCGCGTCGGCGATACGGTGATCGTGCAGCGCGCGGGCGATGTGATCCCGCAAATCCTCGGCCCGGTGCTGGACCAGCGCCCCGCCGACGCGGAGCCGTTCGCGTTTCCCACGCTCTGCCCCGTCTGCGGCAGCCATGCCGTGCGGGAGGTCCACCCGAAGACCGGCAAGCTCGACGCGGTGCGCCGCTGCACGGGCGGCCTCATCTGCGCGGCGCAGGCCGTGGAGCGGCTCCGGCATTTCGTGTCGCGCCACGCCTTCGACATAGAGGGACTGGGCGAGAAGCACATCCAGGCGTTCTTCGACGAGGGCCGCATCAAGGCGCCCGCCGACATCTTCACGATGGCCGCGCGTGACGGCGTGACCCTGCCGAAGCTCGCCGAGAAGGAGGGCTGGGGACCGCAGTCGGCGGCGAACCTCTTCGCGGCCATCGAGGCGCGGCGCACGATCTCGCTTGAGCGCTTCATCTTCGCACTCGGCATCCGTCATGTGGGCGAGACGACGGCGAAGCTTCTGGCGAAGACGTTCGGCTCGCTGGACGCGCTGCGCGCCGCCATGGCCGAGCCGGACGCCAGCGACCTTCGGGCGGGCGACGAACTTTTGCTCGAACGCGCCTCGGCCGATGACAAGAGGTCGCTGCATAAGGCCATCATTCTGGCCAAACTGAATGAGATCGACGGGATTGGCGACGTCGTCGCGCAATCCATCGTGGATTTCTTCGACGAGCCGCATAACCGCGAGGTGGTGGATGCGCTTCAGCACGAGCTGACCATCGAGGATTACAAGCCCGATCAGGTTTCTTCACTGCTCGCGGGCGCAACGGTGGTTTTCACCGGCAAGCTGGAACGATTCACGCGCGACGAGGCCAAGGCTCAGGCCGAGCGGCTCGGCGCGAAGGTTGCGGGCTCGGTATCGAAAGCCACAACCTATCTTGTTGCGGGTCCGGGCGCGGGCTCGAAGCTGAAAAAGGCGGAAGACCTCGGTCTGAAAGTGATGACCGAGGACGAGTGGCTGGAGTTGATCTCCTCCGCATAA
- a CDS encoding PRC-barrel domain-containing protein, translated as MRKFRLFLLVGLVTTSATPYSAKPFGREVPSDEPTQEQAGAPVFPSERTVLWRAESVLGKNVMTVSGERAGRVVDVLADGTGAVQAAVIEVGGFLGVGSRRIAISWARLRFASDRHDALVVELPRERLAEAPEVKTGEPVVAIGATTAEGPER; from the coding sequence ATGCGAAAATTCCGCCTTTTCCTTCTTGTCGGTCTTGTCACCACAAGTGCGACGCCATACTCGGCAAAACCGTTTGGCCGCGAAGTGCCTTCCGACGAACCGACACAGGAGCAAGCGGGCGCGCCTGTCTTCCCTTCTGAGCGGACCGTGCTCTGGCGGGCGGAAAGCGTGCTGGGCAAAAACGTCATGACAGTTTCGGGTGAACGCGCCGGGCGCGTTGTCGACGTCCTTGCCGATGGCACCGGCGCCGTACAGGCGGCGGTGATCGAGGTCGGCGGTTTTCTCGGCGTCGGCAGTCGGCGCATCGCCATCTCGTGGGCTCGGTTGCGCTTTGCTTCGGACAGGCACGATGCGCTCGTGGTGGAACTCCCTCGCGAACGCCTCGCCGAAGCGCCGGAAGTCAAGACCGGGGAGCCGGTGGTTGCCATCGGCGCGACGACAGCGGAAGGGCCGGAGCGCTGA
- a CDS encoding outer membrane protein assembly factor BamD: MGLRSIGQTLAVVILATTLTSSLGGCGSMGSLFSSSESTPLDQRPPDQIYKEADDLLGQGKNNKAAEIFERIDQLYPYSEEAKKATLMAAYAYQKAGKGPEAVAAARRYLALHPGSKEAALAQEIIASSYFERISGPTRDQGETKKAVAELETLIRRYPDSRYVEDAKRRIKLARDTLAASEMEVGRYWQKKGNYLGAVNRFKTVVTDYQQTTHVEEALMRLTECYMALGIVNEAQTAAAVLGHNFPDSPWYKDAYALLQSGGTAPREDTGSWISHAWKRTVGSVAG, from the coding sequence ATGGGATTGCGATCGATCGGGCAAACTCTCGCAGTAGTCATTCTCGCGACGACGCTGACCAGTTCACTTGGCGGCTGCGGATCGATGGGTTCATTGTTTTCAAGTTCCGAATCGACGCCGCTCGACCAGCGCCCGCCGGACCAGATCTATAAGGAAGCTGACGACCTCCTCGGCCAGGGCAAGAACAACAAGGCCGCCGAGATCTTCGAACGGATCGACCAGCTTTACCCCTATTCGGAAGAAGCCAAGAAGGCCACACTGATGGCTGCTTACGCCTATCAGAAAGCCGGCAAGGGCCCTGAAGCCGTCGCCGCCGCGCGCCGTTACCTCGCGCTGCATCCCGGTAGCAAGGAAGCCGCTCTGGCGCAGGAAATCATCGCCAGTTCTTATTTCGAGCGCATTTCCGGGCCGACGCGTGATCAGGGCGAAACGAAGAAAGCCGTCGCAGAACTCGAAACGCTGATTCGCCGTTACCCCGACAGCCGCTATGTGGAAGACGCGAAGCGGCGCATCAAGCTCGCGCGCGACACCCTCGCCGCGTCGGAAATGGAAGTCGGCCGTTACTGGCAGAAGAAGGGCAACTATCTCGGAGCGGTGAACCGCTTCAAGACGGTGGTCACCGACTACCAGCAGACGACACATGTGGAAGAGGCGCTGATGCGCCTGACCGAATGCTACATGGCGCTCGGCATCGTGAACGAGGCGCAGACCGCGGCGGCCGTTCTCGGACATAACTTCCCCGACAGCCCTTGGTACAAGGACGCCTACGCCCTGCTTCAGTCTGGCGGCACCGCGCCGCGCGAAGACACCGGCTCGTGGATCAGCCACGCCTGGAAGCGGACTGTCGGCAGCGTTGCAGGCTAG
- a CDS encoding manganese efflux pump MntP family protein yields the protein MTPTAIAVLAFTMSVDAFAVSLARGAACKKPRLREALRTGFIFGTVEALTPVIGWAAGMAASKYVQAWDHWIAFALLGGVGLRMLWLALFAQEEERPAVAQSFLLLVATAIGTSIDAMAVGVSLAILDVDITTIAIAIGLATFLMSSAGMMLGRLIGERFGRMTEVAAGLALCIIGVTILVEHIG from the coding sequence GTGACCCCGACCGCAATCGCCGTGCTCGCCTTCACAATGTCCGTCGACGCCTTTGCCGTGTCGCTTGCGCGGGGCGCCGCGTGCAAGAAGCCGCGTTTGCGCGAGGCGCTGCGCACGGGCTTCATCTTCGGCACGGTGGAGGCGCTGACGCCGGTCATCGGCTGGGCGGCGGGCATGGCGGCCAGCAAGTACGTGCAGGCGTGGGACCACTGGATCGCGTTCGCGCTGCTCGGCGGCGTCGGGCTTCGCATGCTCTGGCTCGCCTTGTTCGCGCAGGAAGAAGAGCGGCCCGCCGTCGCACAGTCCTTCCTGCTGCTCGTCGCAACCGCAATCGGAACCAGTATCGACGCCATGGCCGTCGGCGTGTCGCTTGCGATCCTCGACGTGGACATCACCACGATTGCCATCGCTATCGGCCTGGCGACCTTCCTCATGTCGTCGGCGGGCATGATGCTGGGGCGGCTGATCGGCGAACGATTCGGGCGCATGACCGAAGTGGCAGCGGGGCTTGCGCTCTGCATCATCGGCGTTACGATCCTCGTGGAGCATATCGGCTGA